One Streptomyces drozdowiczii DNA segment encodes these proteins:
- a CDS encoding SCO4225 family membrane protein, with protein MHARALFRLTFANPVSAVYLGIVGASIVFEAAAATFGDPGFVGVWPFLLTAPASLLFSMVGMEIGGQGAVSYWFLAGGVVVSALVQAFVLGALAQTLRGRLRRTATR; from the coding sequence ATGCACGCTCGCGCCCTGTTCCGTCTGACCTTCGCCAACCCCGTCTCCGCCGTCTACCTGGGGATCGTCGGGGCCTCCATCGTGTTCGAGGCGGCCGCCGCTACCTTCGGTGACCCCGGCTTCGTAGGGGTCTGGCCGTTCCTCCTCACCGCCCCGGCGTCCCTGCTGTTCTCCATGGTGGGCATGGAGATCGGGGGCCAGGGCGCCGTCTCGTACTGGTTCCTGGCCGGCGGAGTCGTCGTCAGCGCCCTGGTCCAGGCATTCGTCCTCGGCGCCCTCGCGCAGACGCTGCGCGGCCGCCTGCGGCGTACGGCCACGAGATGA
- a CDS encoding DUF6344 domain-containing protein has protein sequence MSTVSAKNIWTALVTAFFALLAALGFASATATAAQVTTTNTNTEPAATAHEHTPAARATATGPSVRWTLPRDRALPPTMKQRIRAEAHGSSPATRHLSSDTRNTVNTTGSARTSHGTTAQDASLLPP, from the coding sequence ATGAGCACCGTCTCGGCCAAGAACATCTGGACCGCCCTCGTCACCGCGTTCTTCGCACTCCTCGCGGCCCTGGGCTTCGCGAGCGCCACCGCCACCGCCGCGCAGGTCACGACCACGAACACGAACACGGAGCCGGCGGCCACGGCCCACGAGCACACGCCCGCCGCCCGCGCAACAGCGACCGGTCCTTCGGTGCGATGGACCCTTCCGCGTGACCGGGCGCTGCCGCCCACGATGAAGCAGCGCATCCGCGCCGAGGCCCACGGCTCCTCACCCGCCACCCGGCATCTGTCCTCGGACACCAGGAACACCGTGAACACCACGGGCTCCGCCCGCACCTCGCACGGCACCACGGCGCAGGACGCCTCGCTCCTGCCACCGTGA
- a CDS encoding DLW-39 family protein — MKKLLLVALAAIGGLLVYRQIQADRAEQDLWTEATDSVPAGSGA, encoded by the coding sequence GTGAAGAAGCTTCTCCTGGTCGCACTGGCCGCCATCGGCGGGCTCCTCGTGTACCGCCAGATCCAGGCGGATCGCGCCGAGCAGGATCTGTGGACGGAGGCGACCGACTCCGTGCCCGCGGGTTCGGGTGCCTGA
- a CDS encoding helix-turn-helix domain-containing protein — MDAAQQEATARARDLQRSWYGEPLGALFRRLIDDLGLNQARLAAALGLSAPMLSQLMSGQRAKIGNPAVVQRVQALQELAGQVADGSVSAAEATTRMEEIKKSQGGSVLSGTGQTTSSGGAPTVRRVVREIQSLLRSVAAAGDIIDAADSLAPTHPELAEFLRVYGAGRTAEAVTHYESHQS; from the coding sequence ATGGATGCAGCGCAGCAAGAGGCGACGGCCAGAGCCAGAGACCTCCAGCGCAGTTGGTACGGGGAGCCGTTGGGGGCGCTCTTCCGCCGGCTGATCGACGACCTCGGCCTCAACCAGGCCCGCCTCGCCGCGGCACTCGGACTGTCCGCTCCCATGCTCTCCCAGCTCATGAGCGGTCAGCGGGCGAAGATCGGCAACCCGGCGGTCGTCCAGCGCGTCCAGGCCCTTCAGGAGCTGGCCGGCCAGGTCGCCGACGGCAGCGTCAGCGCCGCCGAGGCCACGACCCGCATGGAGGAGATCAAGAAGTCCCAGGGCGGCTCGGTCCTCTCCGGCACCGGCCAGACCACGTCCAGCGGCGGGGCCCCCACGGTGCGCCGGGTGGTCCGGGAGATCCAGTCGCTGCTGCGCTCGGTCGCGGCCGCCGGTGACATCATCGACGCGGCGGACTCCCTCGCCCCGACGCACCCGGAACTGGCAGAGTTCCTCCGGGTGTACGGAGCGGGGCGCACCGCGGAAGCGGTGACGCACTACGAGAGCCACCAGAGCTAG
- a CDS encoding peptidylprolyl isomerase — translation MAEQLYATLKTNKGDIEIRLLPNHAPKTVKNFVELANGEREWTHPATGETSKDRLYDGTVFHRVISGFMIQGGDPLGNGTGGPGYEFTDEFHPDLAFNKPYLLAMANAGPGTNGSQFFITVSPTAWLTGKHTIFGEVEDAKSREVVDAIATTATNARTDRPVQDVVIESVAIEKR, via the coding sequence GTGGCCGAGCAGCTTTACGCCACCTTGAAGACCAACAAGGGCGACATCGAGATCCGGCTCCTGCCGAACCACGCCCCCAAGACGGTCAAGAACTTCGTCGAGCTCGCCAACGGAGAGCGTGAGTGGACCCATCCCGCCACGGGGGAGACGTCGAAGGACCGGTTGTACGACGGCACCGTCTTCCACCGCGTGATCAGCGGTTTCATGATTCAGGGCGGTGACCCGCTGGGGAACGGCACCGGCGGTCCGGGTTACGAGTTCACGGACGAGTTCCACCCCGACCTCGCCTTCAACAAGCCCTATCTGCTGGCCATGGCCAACGCCGGACCGGGCACCAACGGCTCGCAGTTCTTCATCACCGTCTCGCCGACGGCCTGGCTGACCGGCAAGCACACGATCTTCGGTGAGGTGGAGGACGCGAAGAGCCGGGAGGTGGTGGACGCCATCGCGACCACCGCGACCAATGCGCGTACCGACCGGCCGGTGCAGGACGTCGTCATCGAGTCGGTCGCCATCGAGAAGCGCTGA
- a CDS encoding rhomboid family intramembrane serine protease: MDQQPPGASGPPPPVEGPAHCYRHPDRETAVRCVRCDRPICPDCMVDASVGFQCPDCVRQGSGTGHGASAARPRTLAGGVVAADPRLITKILLGINLAVFVAVLADDALLDRLVLLGRANFYYGGPPEGIAEGQWYRLVTSMFLHQEVWHIAFNMLSLWWLGGPLEAVLGRARYLALYLLSGLAGGALTYWLAEPNQPSLGASGAIFGLLGATVVLMRRLNYDMRPVFALLAINLLLTFNPWGGIAWQAHIGGLIAGVLIGIGMVHAPRERRDLVQFGTCALVLAAVVLIVVTRTAALT, translated from the coding sequence ATGGACCAGCAGCCGCCGGGCGCGTCCGGGCCGCCCCCGCCCGTCGAGGGGCCGGCCCACTGCTACCGCCACCCGGACCGGGAGACGGCGGTCCGGTGCGTCCGCTGCGACCGGCCCATCTGCCCGGACTGCATGGTCGACGCGTCGGTCGGCTTCCAGTGCCCGGACTGCGTCCGCCAGGGGTCCGGTACGGGGCACGGCGCGTCCGCCGCCCGGCCGCGCACGCTGGCCGGGGGCGTCGTCGCGGCGGACCCCCGGCTGATCACCAAGATCCTGCTGGGGATCAATCTCGCGGTGTTCGTCGCGGTGCTGGCCGACGACGCGCTGCTCGACCGCCTGGTGCTGCTCGGCCGTGCCAACTTCTACTACGGCGGACCGCCCGAGGGCATCGCGGAAGGCCAGTGGTACCGGCTGGTGACGTCGATGTTCCTGCACCAGGAGGTGTGGCACATCGCCTTCAACATGCTGAGCCTGTGGTGGCTGGGCGGACCGCTGGAAGCGGTGCTGGGCCGGGCCCGCTACCTCGCGCTCTATCTGCTCTCGGGGCTGGCGGGCGGCGCCCTGACGTACTGGCTGGCGGAGCCGAACCAGCCCTCGCTGGGTGCGTCGGGAGCCATCTTCGGGCTCCTGGGCGCCACCGTCGTACTGATGCGTCGGCTGAACTACGACATGCGCCCGGTCTTCGCGCTCCTCGCGATCAACCTGCTTCTCACCTTCAACCCCTGGGGCGGGATCGCCTGGCAGGCGCACATCGGCGGGCTGATCGCCGGGGTGCTGATCGGGATCGGCATGGTGCACGCCCCGCGGGAGCGGCGTGATCTGGTGCAGTTCGGGACCTGTGCACTGGTGCTCGCGGCCGTCGTCCTGATCGTGGTGACGAGAACGGCCGCCCTCACGTAG
- the crgA gene encoding cell division protein CrgA gives MPKSRIRKKADFTPPPAKQATNIKLTSRSWVAPVMLALFLIGLAWIVVFYVTDGDLPIKSLGNWNIVVGFGFIAGGFGVSTQWK, from the coding sequence GTGCCGAAGTCACGGATCCGCAAGAAGGCCGACTTCACGCCGCCCCCGGCGAAGCAGGCGACCAACATAAAGCTCACCAGCCGCAGCTGGGTGGCGCCCGTGATGCTGGCGCTCTTCCTGATCGGGCTGGCCTGGATCGTCGTTTTCTACGTGACCGACGGCGACCTGCCGATCAAGTCGCTGGGGAACTGGAACATCGTCGTCGGCTTCGGCTTCATCGCCGGCGGCTTCGGCGTCTCCACCCAGTGGAAGTAG
- a CDS encoding DUF881 domain-containing protein — protein MLTAAVFALAGLIFVTSANTAKGTNIRTDASLLKLSDLIQQRSEKNAALEESAASVRGDIDSLAQRDNGSTKAEAAKLRALERTAGTTALSGPAVSVTLNDAPPNATASPGYPDPQPNDLVIHQQDLQAVVNALWQGGAKGVKVMDQRLISTSAVRCVGNTLILQGRVYSPPYKITAVGDPDALRRALDASPAIQNYLLYVQAYGLGWKVDEQGAATLPGYSGAVDLHYAEPVK, from the coding sequence GTGCTCACGGCTGCCGTTTTCGCCCTTGCCGGGCTCATCTTCGTGACCAGCGCGAATACGGCGAAGGGCACCAATATCCGCACCGACGCCTCGCTGCTGAAGCTTTCGGACCTCATCCAGCAGCGCAGCGAGAAGAACGCCGCCCTGGAGGAGTCCGCCGCGTCCGTGCGCGGGGACATCGACAGCCTCGCCCAGCGCGACAACGGCAGCACCAAGGCGGAGGCCGCCAAGCTCAGGGCGCTGGAGCGGACCGCGGGCACTACCGCGCTGTCCGGCCCCGCCGTCTCCGTGACGCTCAACGACGCCCCGCCCAACGCCACCGCCAGCCCCGGCTACCCCGACCCGCAGCCCAACGACCTGGTCATCCACCAGCAGGACCTCCAGGCGGTCGTCAACGCCCTCTGGCAGGGCGGCGCCAAGGGCGTCAAGGTCATGGACCAGCGGCTGATCTCCACCAGCGCCGTGCGCTGCGTCGGCAACACCCTGATCCTCCAGGGCCGGGTCTACTCGCCCCCGTACAAGATCACCGCGGTCGGTGACCCCGATGCGCTGCGACGCGCGCTGGATGCCTCGCCCGCCATCCAGAACTACCTGCTGTACGTGCAGGCGTACGGGCTCGGCTGGAAGGTGGACGAGCAGGGGGCGGCGACCCTTCCCGGCTACTCGGGCGCGGTGGACCTGCACTACGCGGAGCCGGTGAAGTAG
- a CDS encoding aminodeoxychorismate/anthranilate synthase component II translates to MSARILVVDNYDSFVFNLVQYLYQLGAECEVLRNDEVTTAHAQDGFDGVLLSPGPGTPEHAGVCVDMVRHCAATGVPVFGVCLGMQSMAVAYGGVVGRAPELLHGKTSPVLHEGAGVFAGLPSPFTATRYHSLAAEPDTVPDELEVTARTADGIIMGLRHRELAVEGVQFHPESVLTEHGHLMLANWLVRCGDTGAVERSAGLAPVVGKAVA, encoded by the coding sequence ATGAGCGCCCGCATCCTCGTCGTGGACAACTACGACAGCTTCGTCTTCAACCTCGTCCAGTACCTCTACCAGCTCGGTGCCGAGTGCGAGGTGCTGCGCAACGACGAGGTGACCACGGCCCACGCGCAGGACGGCTTCGACGGCGTCCTGCTCTCCCCCGGCCCCGGCACCCCGGAGCACGCGGGCGTCTGCGTCGACATGGTGCGGCACTGCGCGGCGACCGGCGTCCCGGTCTTCGGGGTCTGCCTGGGCATGCAGTCCATGGCCGTGGCGTACGGCGGCGTCGTCGGCCGCGCCCCCGAGCTGCTGCACGGCAAGACCTCGCCGGTGCTCCACGAGGGCGCGGGCGTGTTCGCCGGGCTGCCCTCGCCCTTCACCGCGACCCGCTACCACTCGCTCGCCGCCGAGCCGGACACCGTGCCCGACGAGCTGGAGGTCACCGCGCGGACCGCCGACGGCATCATCATGGGCCTCCGCCACCGCGAGCTGGCCGTCGAGGGCGTGCAGTTCCACCCGGAGTCGGTGCTCACCGAGCACGGCCACCTGATGCTGGCCAACTGGCTGGTGCGCTGCGGGGACACCGGAGCCGTCGAGAGGTCGGCGGGGCTCGCTCCGGTGGTGGGCAAGGCCGTCGCGTGA
- a CDS encoding class E sortase: MTATTEDQERTDESAPPARKGGRHPLATAVSVFGELLITAGLVLGLFVVYSLWWTNVLADREAAEQGHTVRDKWADGPGALDTKDGIGFLHVPSMKNGEVLVKKGTDTETLNDGVAGYYTDPVKSALPSAKEGNFALAAHRDGHGAKFHNIDKVRTGDAIVFETKDTWYVYKVFSELPETSKYNVDVLGAVPKDSGVKKAGRYITLTTCTPVYTSKYRYIVWGELVRTEKVDRDRTKPVELR, from the coding sequence ATGACAGCGACGACCGAGGACCAGGAGCGGACCGACGAGTCCGCCCCACCCGCGCGGAAGGGCGGCCGCCATCCCCTCGCGACGGCGGTCAGTGTCTTCGGTGAACTGCTCATCACCGCAGGTCTGGTGCTCGGCCTCTTCGTCGTCTACTCGCTGTGGTGGACGAACGTGCTCGCCGACCGCGAGGCCGCCGAGCAGGGCCACACCGTCCGCGACAAGTGGGCCGACGGCCCCGGCGCGCTGGACACCAAGGACGGCATCGGCTTCCTCCACGTCCCGTCGATGAAGAACGGCGAGGTGCTCGTCAAGAAGGGCACCGACACCGAAACCCTCAACGACGGCGTCGCCGGCTACTACACCGATCCGGTGAAATCCGCGCTCCCCTCCGCCAAGGAGGGCAACTTCGCGCTGGCCGCCCACCGGGACGGGCACGGGGCGAAGTTCCACAACATCGACAAGGTGAGGACCGGGGACGCGATCGTCTTCGAGACGAAGGACACCTGGTACGTCTACAAGGTCTTCAGCGAGCTGCCGGAGACGTCCAAGTACAACGTCGACGTGCTGGGCGCCGTCCCGAAGGACTCGGGTGTGAAGAAGGCCGGCCGCTACATCACGCTCACGACCTGCACCCCGGTCTACACGTCCAAGTACCGCTACATCGTGTGGGGTGAGCTGGTCCGCACGGAGAAGGTCGACCGCGACCGCACGAAGCCGGTGGAGCTGCGCTGA
- the pknB gene encoding Stk1 family PASTA domain-containing Ser/Thr kinase, producing the protein MEEPRRLGGRYELGSVLGRGGMAEVYLAHDTRLGRTVAVKTLRADLARDPSFQARFRREAQSAASLNHPAIVAVYDTGEDYVDGVSIPYIVMEYVDGSTLRELLHSGRRLLPERTLEMTVGILQALEYSHRAGIVHRDIKPANVMLTRTGQVKVMDFGIARAMGDSGMTMTQTAAVIGTAQYLSPEQAKGEQVDARSDLYSTGCLLYELLTVRPPFVGDSPVAVAYQHVREEPQPPSNFDPEITPAMDAIVLKALTKDPDYRYQSADEMRADIEACLDGQPVAATAAMGAAGYGGGYPGGYDNDQPTTALRAADQSGERTSMLPPVNPDDGGYGYDDRPDRRRQKKNNTSTILLVVAGILVLIGAILIGKAVFGGDGGDDGAFDVPTVVGTTVKDAQKLADNTNIILKVGPKEECKDQPKGKICRQTPEDGTMKEQETLTVFVSSGPPKVDVPDVTEKSEDNAREILEKQGFTVNVTSVESDQADPGTVLEQSPKGGDKAEENSEVTLKVATEKLLTMPPVTDRSYDDAVAQLKGVGFKNIGRSDVDSDKPAGTVVEQTPVANEKVGKDTSIILKVSKGPAEPEKVTVPGDLLNKSYQDAKAQLEGMGLVVALQPGSVDKPDAKVILSSPMPNQEVDKGGTVTLTTVEGGNIFGGPNGGEGH; encoded by the coding sequence ATGGAAGAGCCGCGTCGCCTCGGCGGCCGGTACGAGCTGGGCTCGGTGCTCGGCCGTGGTGGCATGGCCGAGGTCTACCTCGCCCACGACACCCGGCTCGGCCGCACCGTCGCCGTGAAGACGCTCCGGGCGGACCTCGCCCGCGACCCGTCCTTCCAGGCCCGGTTCCGCCGTGAGGCCCAGTCCGCCGCCTCGCTCAACCATCCGGCGATCGTCGCGGTGTACGACACCGGCGAGGACTACGTCGACGGGGTCTCCATCCCGTACATCGTCATGGAGTACGTCGACGGCTCGACGCTCCGCGAGCTGCTGCACTCCGGGCGCAGACTGCTGCCCGAGCGGACGCTCGAAATGACGGTGGGCATCCTCCAGGCGCTGGAGTACTCGCACCGCGCGGGCATCGTCCACCGGGACATCAAGCCGGCCAACGTCATGCTGACCCGGACCGGACAGGTCAAGGTCATGGACTTCGGCATCGCCCGCGCCATGGGCGACTCCGGTATGACGATGACCCAGACCGCGGCCGTCATCGGCACCGCCCAGTACCTCTCCCCGGAGCAGGCCAAGGGCGAGCAGGTCGACGCGCGGTCCGACCTCTACTCGACCGGCTGCCTGCTCTACGAGCTGCTGACCGTCCGGCCGCCGTTCGTCGGGGACTCCCCGGTGGCGGTCGCGTACCAGCACGTACGGGAAGAGCCGCAGCCGCCGAGCAACTTCGACCCCGAGATCACGCCCGCGATGGACGCGATCGTGCTGAAGGCGCTTACCAAGGACCCCGACTACCGCTACCAGTCCGCCGACGAGATGCGCGCCGACATCGAGGCGTGCCTCGACGGCCAGCCGGTCGCCGCGACGGCCGCGATGGGGGCGGCGGGCTACGGCGGCGGCTACCCCGGCGGGTACGACAACGACCAGCCCACCACCGCGCTGCGCGCCGCCGACCAGAGTGGCGAGCGCACGTCGATGCTGCCGCCGGTCAACCCGGACGACGGCGGCTACGGCTACGACGACCGCCCCGACCGCCGTCGGCAGAAGAAGAACAACACCTCGACGATCCTCCTGGTCGTCGCGGGCATCCTGGTGCTGATCGGCGCGATCCTCATCGGCAAGGCGGTCTTCGGGGGCGACGGCGGCGACGACGGCGCGTTCGACGTGCCCACCGTGGTCGGCACCACGGTGAAGGACGCCCAGAAGCTGGCCGACAACACCAACATCATTCTCAAGGTCGGTCCCAAGGAAGAGTGCAAGGACCAGCCCAAGGGCAAGATCTGCCGCCAGACGCCGGAGGACGGGACGATGAAGGAGCAGGAGACCCTCACGGTCTTCGTCTCCAGCGGCCCGCCGAAGGTCGATGTGCCGGACGTCACCGAGAAGTCCGAGGACAACGCCCGCGAGATCCTGGAGAAGCAGGGCTTCACCGTCAACGTCACCTCGGTCGAGTCCGACCAGGCCGACCCGGGCACCGTCCTGGAGCAGTCCCCGAAGGGCGGCGACAAGGCCGAGGAGAACTCCGAGGTCACGCTCAAGGTCGCCACGGAGAAGCTCCTCACGATGCCTCCGGTGACGGACCGCTCGTACGACGACGCGGTCGCCCAGCTGAAGGGGGTCGGCTTCAAGAACATCGGCCGCAGCGATGTCGACTCCGACAAGCCCGCGGGCACGGTGGTCGAGCAGACCCCCGTGGCCAACGAGAAGGTCGGCAAGGACACCTCGATCATCCTGAAGGTCTCCAAGGGCCCGGCCGAGCCGGAGAAGGTGACCGTCCCCGGTGACCTGCTCAACAAGAGCTACCAGGACGCGAAGGCGCAGCTGGAGGGCATGGGCCTGGTGGTCGCGCTCCAGCCCGGTTCGGTCGACAAGCCGGACGCCAAGGTGATCCTCAGCTCCCCGATGCCCAACCAGGAAGTGGACAAGGGCGGCACGGTCACCCTGACCACGGTCGAGGGCGGCAACATCTTCGGCGGGCCGAACGGCGGAGAGGGTCACTGA
- a CDS encoding peptidoglycan D,D-transpeptidase FtsI family protein → MNKPLRRIAIFCGVLIFALLARTNYLQYVKADDLNTRDENRRVRIERYAHERGNIIVDGKSITGSAETKGSDFKYKRVWKDGPMWAPVTGYSSQAFGATQLENLEDGILTGNDDQLFFNRTMSMFTGEERTGGNVVTTLNGAAQKAAFEGLGKKKGAVAALDPRTGAILALASTPSYDPSSFAGNGQSDSKAWTALKDDKNKPLLNRALRETYPPGSTFKVVTAAAALENGLYTDIDEDTKSPLPWRLPQTSQDLPNEGSIPCENASLRKALRYSCNTVFGKISDDLGNQKMIDEANKFGFNKEIFTPVRSNASVYPEDNRPQNAMAGIGQASNRATPLQMAMVASAVANDGKLMQPYMVAERKAPNLDVIYTHEKEEFSQPLSAENAQKLQQMMETVVKEGTGTNAQIQGVTVGGKTGTAQHGVKNSENPYAWFISYAKTDSGSPVAVAVVVEDSDATRDDISGGGLAAPIAKAVMKAVIDSEK, encoded by the coding sequence GTGAACAAGCCCCTGCGCCGGATCGCGATCTTCTGCGGCGTCCTGATCTTCGCCCTGCTCGCGCGGACCAACTACCTGCAGTACGTGAAGGCAGACGACCTCAACACCCGCGACGAGAACCGCCGCGTCCGCATCGAGCGGTACGCCCACGAGCGCGGCAACATCATCGTGGACGGCAAGTCGATCACCGGGTCCGCCGAGACCAAGGGCAGCGACTTCAAGTACAAGCGGGTCTGGAAGGACGGCCCCATGTGGGCCCCCGTGACCGGCTACTCCTCGCAGGCGTTCGGCGCCACCCAGCTGGAGAACCTCGAGGACGGCATCCTCACCGGCAACGACGACCAGCTCTTCTTCAACCGGACGATGTCGATGTTCACCGGTGAGGAGAGGACCGGCGGCAACGTCGTCACGACGCTCAACGGCGCGGCCCAGAAGGCCGCCTTCGAGGGCCTCGGCAAGAAGAAGGGCGCCGTCGCCGCCCTCGACCCGCGGACCGGCGCGATCCTGGCGCTCGCCAGCACCCCGTCGTACGACCCCTCGTCCTTCGCGGGCAACGGCCAGTCCGACAGCAAGGCGTGGACGGCCCTGAAGGACGACAAGAACAAGCCCCTGCTCAATCGGGCGCTGCGCGAGACCTACCCGCCCGGCTCGACGTTCAAGGTCGTCACCGCCGCCGCAGCCCTGGAGAACGGGCTCTACACCGACATCGACGAGGACACGAAGTCCCCGCTGCCCTGGCGCCTGCCGCAGACGAGCCAGGACCTGCCCAACGAGGGCAGCATCCCGTGCGAGAACGCCTCGCTCCGCAAGGCGCTGCGCTACTCCTGCAACACCGTCTTCGGCAAGATCAGCGATGACCTGGGCAACCAGAAGATGATCGACGAGGCCAACAAGTTCGGCTTCAACAAGGAGATCTTCACCCCGGTCCGCTCGAACGCCAGCGTGTACCCCGAGGACAACCGGCCGCAGAACGCCATGGCGGGCATCGGCCAGGCGTCCAACCGCGCCACCCCGCTCCAGATGGCGATGGTCGCCTCCGCCGTCGCCAACGACGGCAAGCTGATGCAGCCGTACATGGTCGCCGAGCGCAAGGCGCCCAACCTGGACGTGATCTACACGCACGAGAAGGAGGAGTTCAGCCAGCCCCTCTCGGCGGAGAACGCCCAGAAGCTCCAGCAGATGATGGAGACCGTCGTCAAGGAGGGCACCGGCACGAACGCCCAGATCCAGGGCGTCACGGTCGGCGGCAAGACCGGCACCGCCCAGCACGGCGTGAAGAACAGCGAGAACCCGTACGCGTGGTTCATCTCGTACGCGAAGACCGACAGCGGTTCTCCGGTGGCCGTGGCCGTCGTCGTCGAGGACAGCGACGCCACCCGCGACGACATCTCCGGTGGCGGCCTGGCCGCCCCGATCGCGAAGGCGGTCATGAAGGCGGTCATCGACAGCGAGAAGTGA
- a CDS encoding FtsW/RodA/SpoVE family cell cycle protein: MSVVTNTTTIGAIDAPSRRNTELMMMVFAIAISVFAYANVGLAMDGKLPSGMFGYGAGLVLLGGVAHLVVRKFARYADPLLLPLATLLNGLGLVLIWRLDQSPKLIRDAENYYGVFTPSAPRQLMYSAVGVALFVGVLLLLKDHRILQRYTYISMVAALFLLILPMFFPAKFGAKIWINIAGFSIQPGEFAKIIIAVFFAGYLMVKRDALALASRRFMGLYLPRGRDLGPILVIWALSILILVFETDLGTSLLFFGLFVIMLYVATERTSWIVFGLLMSAAGAVGVASFEPHVEARVNAWKDPFKCFQTDGSCEQIGNAIMSFGSGGTLGTGWGQGHSDLIGFAANADFILSTVGEELGLAGMMAVLLVYGLIVERGVRTALAARDPFGKLLAIGLSGAFAIQVFVVAGGVMGLIPLTGMTMPFLAAGGSSVIANWALIGILIRISDTARRPAPAPAPSTDAEMTQVVRP; encoded by the coding sequence ATGAGCGTTGTCACCAACACGACCACGATCGGCGCGATCGACGCACCGAGCAGGCGCAACACCGAACTGATGATGATGGTCTTCGCCATCGCCATCTCGGTGTTCGCCTACGCCAACGTGGGCCTGGCCATGGACGGCAAGCTGCCGTCCGGCATGTTCGGCTACGGGGCGGGGCTCGTCCTGCTCGGCGGTGTCGCCCATCTCGTGGTGCGGAAGTTCGCCCGGTACGCGGACCCGCTGCTGCTGCCGCTGGCCACGCTGCTCAACGGGCTGGGGCTGGTGCTGATCTGGCGGCTCGACCAGTCGCCGAAGCTGATCAGGGACGCGGAGAACTACTACGGGGTGTTCACCCCGTCCGCTCCCCGGCAGCTGATGTACTCGGCGGTCGGTGTGGCCCTCTTCGTCGGCGTGCTGCTGCTGCTGAAGGACCACCGCATCCTTCAGCGCTACACGTACATCTCGATGGTGGCCGCGCTGTTCCTGCTGATCCTTCCCATGTTCTTTCCGGCCAAGTTCGGCGCGAAGATCTGGATCAACATCGCCGGCTTCTCCATCCAGCCCGGGGAGTTCGCGAAGATCATCATCGCGGTCTTCTTCGCCGGGTACCTCATGGTCAAACGGGACGCGCTGGCGCTCGCCAGCCGCCGCTTCATGGGGCTGTACCTGCCGCGCGGGCGCGACCTGGGCCCCATCCTGGTCATCTGGGCGCTGTCGATCCTGATCCTGGTCTTCGAGACCGACCTCGGTACGTCGCTGCTGTTCTTCGGCCTCTTCGTGATCATGCTGTACGTCGCCACCGAGCGGACCAGCTGGATCGTCTTCGGTCTCCTGATGTCGGCGGCCGGAGCCGTGGGTGTCGCGAGCTTCGAGCCGCACGTCGAGGCCCGCGTGAATGCCTGGAAGGACCCGTTCAAGTGCTTCCAGACGGACGGCTCCTGCGAGCAGATCGGCAACGCCATCATGTCCTTCGGTTCGGGCGGCACGCTCGGTACCGGATGGGGCCAGGGCCACTCCGACCTGATCGGCTTCGCCGCCAACGCCGACTTCATCCTCTCCACCGTCGGTGAAGAGCTCGGCCTCGCCGGCATGATGGCCGTGCTGCTGGTCTACGGCCTCATCGTGGAACGCGGTGTCCGCACGGCGCTCGCCGCCCGCGATCCGTTCGGCAAGCTCCTCGCGATCGGCCTCTCCGGGGCCTTCGCGATCCAGGTCTTCGTCGTCGCCGGCGGCGTCATGGGCCTGATCCCGCTCACCGGTATGACGATGCCGTTCCTCGCGGCCGGCGGTTCGTCCGTGATCGCCAACTGGGCCCTGATCGGCATCCTCATCCGTATCAGCGACACCGCCCGCCGCCCCGCGCCGGCCCCCGCACCCTCGACCGACGCCGAGATGACCCAGGTGGTCCGCCCGTGA